The genome window GTGTGGGATCACAAGGCATACTATCCCGGCGCTCGCGAGTTGCGTTTGCGTGTGACAGGCGATCAGCAAACCGGAAAACTCCTCGGAGCACAGCTCCTGGGACACAAGCAATCCGAGGTCTCGAAGCGTGTCGACGTGTTTGCCACCGCTCTCTTTCATCGCATGGACGTTGAGGAATTAAACGAGCTCGATCTGAGCTATACCCCTCCACTATCAAGTCCCTGGGACCCGATTCAAATGGCATCTCAGGCTTGGACGCGAGCTTTGAGTGCGGCACAATCGACCTCCCTGCAAACGGCTTAGCGAACAAGCAGATATTTACTCTGGATTTCGTCCGCTCGGAATTGTCTCCTTGATCCAAAGGAGGCAACATGCTCGAACACCACGTAAGTGCAAAAATCACTCGGAAAAGGCTCTATGCGGGGCCTGCCGCTAATCACGTCGACGACTTCTCGGATTGGTTACATGCCCGAGGGTATAAGAAGCGAACGGTCTTTAGGATGCTTCAATCCTTCGCAGCGTGGACCGATTGGCTCACCAAGACTGGAAGAACTACTGGAGACTTTGCCGAGGGGCTGCAGGAGTGTTTGAAGTATCTAGCCGAGGTGCCCTATACCCCTTACCAACGAGGGCCCAGACTGGAATCTCTCAGCGTTGTACGGCACTTCCTTCGGTTCCTCGAAGAACGCGGCCTACTTCCGGAAACTACGTCCCGCGATTCTCACGTCTCCTCCGTGCCGATGCTCCGAGAGTTCTATTCATGGATGCTCGAGCATAGAGGTGTCACGCGGGTAACTTTGGATATTTATCAAAGAGTGCTCGAAGAGTTCGTCACTACGGTCGGAAACAATCCAAGTGCTTACAGCCCAAGAACGCTGCGCGAGTTTGTTCTAACGCGAGGAGCACGCCACGGTTCCTCGTACGCGAAGCTGGGAGCTACAGCAGTGCGCAGCTACCTTCGATTTCTTGGAGTTACAGGACGTTGCAAGGTGGGACTGGAGTACGCGCTGCCTGCTCATGCTTCACGGAAATTGTCATCGATACCAAAGTTTCTCGTATCTGAAGATGTAGATCGCCTCGTTGCTTCCTGTTCCACCGACAAAACCGGACTGCGAGATAAGGCCGTGATCCTGCTTTTGTCCCGTCTAGGGCTTCGTGGGGGTGATGTCGTTCGGTTGCGCCTGACCGATATTGACTGGGAGAACGGAAAGATCAAAGTGTGTGGCAAAGGGCGCCGTCACGAGTTGCTCCCGCTGCCCCAGCAGGTGGGAAAGGCAATCCTGCGATATCTCCAGAAGAGTCGTCCGGCATGTAGAGCGAAGGAGTTGTTCGTTACGGTCCCACCGCCGTATCGGAAGCTAAGCTATCAGGCAGTGGGCGGCATCGTGCGTAGGGCCATTGATCGCGCCGGGGTCAGCTCACCTGCGTGCGGGGCTCATGTTCTCCGGCATTCTGCCGCGACAACGATGCTGCGACAAGGTGCATCCCTTGCCAGTATCGGATCTGTCCTTCGCCATCGTTCACCACAGACGACTACTCGGTATGCCAAGGTGGATATCGGGATGCTATCCACGGTCGCCCAGTCGTGGCCGGGGGTGGTGTCATGCTAATGACCTCCGTCGAACGCTATATCGCACTCCGTCGAAAGCTTGGTTATGGCCTCCTTCAGACAGATCGGTTGCTCAAGGCATATGCCCAATTTGCCAAGTGCCAGGGTGATACCTACGTCAAGGTCTCAACTGCCGTGGCATGGGCAACTGCGGCGTCTACTCCGGGCACCAGGTACGTTCGCCTCAATGCGGTCGTGCTGCTTGCTCGTTTCCTTCACGCGGAAGACGCAGGTCATGAAGTCCCTCCGTCACGCCTATTCCCACCTCCACAGGGCAGATTGATGCCTTACATCTACTCCGCAGATGAGCTGAGCAGACTCGTCGCTGCCGCGACGAAGCTTCCCAAAACATATGCTCTACGCCGAGCGACGTATGCGACACTCTTTGGCCTGATCGCTTCTACTGGACTGCGGATATCGGAGGCGCTCAATTTACGGTTGAGCGATGTTCAGCCAGGCGGCGTTCTTCTCATTCGTAGAGGCAAGGGCGGCAAGAGTCGGCTGATCCCTTTGCATTCGACAGTTGTGGCGGCATTGAATGCCTATCTCGAGTCCCGCTCGATACTTCCCACTGCCGATGATCATTTGTTCCTGTCCGCGGGGATGCGGGCCATTAGCCGGAGTATGGCGAATTACACCTTTCGCCGTCTGGCGTTCCACGCTGGAATCACCCAAACGGGGACCCGCCCTTGCCGAATTCATGATCTTCGGCACACGTTTGCTACTCGATCTTTGGAGAGGTGTCCGACGCGACGTGAAGATGTTGCTGCTCATTTCGTTGCGCTGGCGACGTACCTTGGGCATGTAGACATCACGCACACCTATTGGTATCTCGAGGCGACCCCAGAACTGATGACAGACATTGCCGCGTCTGCCGAGGCTCTGGTCGGCAAGGAGGTTGCATGACACCCATCGCACCCCTCATCACTGCCTTTCTCCGAGAGCACATGCCGGTCGAGCGCGGCTACAGTCCCAACACCTGCGAAACGTATGCTCATGCGTTTCGGCTCCTGTTCGAATATGCGTCAAGCCGTCTCCGGAAAAGGCCATCTCAACTGTGTATAGAGCACATCACCGCAGATTTGGTGCTCGACTTCCTCGGACATATCGAAAAAGCTCGCTCAAACTCCTCCGTTACACGTAACTCCCGCCTTGCCGCAATCAAAGCCTTCATGCGGTACGTCGAATTGCGCGCACCGTCTTCCCTTGAGCAGGCGCATCAGATCCGTGCGATTCCAACGAAGCGACATGATCAAGCCCTGGTTCAACACCTCACCATGAAACAGATGTGGGCGATCCTTGACGCTCCAAATCTGGCAACTCGCTTAGGCATCCGAGATAGAGCGATGCTGCATCTTTGCTTCGCTTGCGGTCTTCGGGTGTCTGAGTTGGTGGAGTTGCCTCTCGATGGCTTGTCCCTGCGGCATCCGCCAAGCATCCGTGTGTGCGGAAAGGGCAGGAGGGAGCGTTGCCTCCCGCTATGGAAGGATACTGCCAAGGATCTGCGAGCCTGGTTGGCTGTTCGTGGTCCGGTCCGCACTTCGGAGCTATTCGTGAATGCTGCGGGAGATCCCATGACACGAGCTGGCTTCGAATACGTCCTCGAGAGGCACGTCAAGGTCGCAGCTGAGAAGCTTCCCGACCTAAAGGGGCGTTCTGTCTCCCCTCATCAACTTAGGCACAGTTGCGCTGTGATCATGCTTCAAGCCACTCGCGACGTTCGAAAGGTCGCACTTTGGCTGGGCCACAGCGATATGCGCACAACGGAAGTCTATCTTCGTGTTGATCCGTCTGAGAAGCTCGAGGCTATGGAGGCGGTTCTTCCACCGAGCCTGCGTCGTGGGCGCTTCAAAGCCCCTGACGCTTTGATTGCATCTCTCCTGGGATCACCATAGCGCACACTTTGCAGCATGGGATTATGCGGAGTGAGATGGCGTCGGAACTGTGCTCTTACGCGGTTCTTGCGTCGACGCTCCGCATAATCACGCCCTCCACATAATGCGCGTTATGCGGTGCACCGCATAACGCCCACTATAACCAAGGGGGCTTCTATAGCGAATGGTTCACCACAGAGCTGGACCGCCTGCGCTTCCTCGATCATCTCTTGCGCTGGCCCTGCTATGGAGATCCGGCATATACCTTCTGCGATGTCGAGCGAGCCTTACAACGTGAGGTGCGCGCCCGCAATTACCGCGGGAAGCAGCAAGTCGTTGTTGCAGAGGCGATCCGTGCCTTCGAGATGGCAACACTCGAAAAGCTTGAGGCGAAGTATCGACAACCTCGCTCGGAGAGCCTCTCTTCCGAGCAGAGTGCGCGCACAGGTGCTTCGATCCGGCAATCGCCACCGGTCGCCATCGAACCGGCCCAAGGGACTCTGTTCTAAATCTCATCGTATCCAGGAGGCGACATGGGATACCCCGTGTTCTACAGTGGCGAAGTCGACGTGCAGCCACCGCTCTCAGCGGCACATGCCCTGATGGTGGAAGACGTCGTGAACATGCGAGAGACCGACGAGACTCGTCCGATTTTCGCAGCCATCCAAGCAAGTTCAGAGCCAGACCTGCCGGGGTACGGCGGTCAGCTCGTCGTTTCGGAAGACCGCTTCACTCTCGGCCCAGAGGAGGGAGAAAGCCGTCATGGCCTCCGTCCCTGGCTTGTCTTGTTGTTGGAGCACTTTTTCATTCCGCAGGGCTACGTTCTCAATGGGGAGATCAGCTGGGACTCGCCGGACGACGCGGAAGACCGAGGTACCGTCTACATCGAGACCAACAGACTAGAAACGACGGATGTCCTTTTCTTCGATCCGGGTCCGTCGTGGAATCCCAACGACTACGCAGATGACGTTTTGAAAGCCGCCCTTCAAAGTCTATTGGAGAGTGCGGATGCTACCGGCTGCACACCGGATCTCTCCGTCGTTGCGAGCGAACCGCTCACTAAAGTTCGTGAACTGATGGCAAAGATTCCGTAGCAAAGAGCCCTTTCCGTCCCGCCCGCGCCGCCCATTGAGGCGGCGCTTTCGTTTGCCCAAACCGATTCCCACCAGGGAGACGCAATGGAAGTCCATTCTCTTGAAACCAACTCCTCTGTTCCTCCACCGCTGATATCCGCTCCTCGAACCCAGAAAGCCCGGGGTATCGCTGCCCTTGCACAGTTTCAGGCGGCTCATCTCGTCCCGCCCTTTCAGGTGTATCCAGCGGATCGGGTCCTCCCGGAACAACTGATTGGATACTTCTCCCGCCCCTGTCCGATGCGGCCACGTCATGGATTTGTCGATTCCCGCACGATTTCCAACGTCGAGGATGGACAGGATTTGATCCGACGCACCCTTGACGCTGACCCGGAGGCGGAGATCGTCACCATGCCACTCGTCAAAGCTGCGTATAGCGGTATTTGGACGCGAGGATCGCTTACGGTCGGTATGGGGCATGATGGTGCCACGTGCGGGACCTCGGCATGGTCCATCCCGGCTTTGGGCAATCTGGTATCGGACTTCACCATGGGAGAGGCGGGTGTCCAGGACACTCCGTACGTGGAGGTGCTCTGGCCCAAGGATGATTCCGGCTATCGACTGGTCCAGCTTCGGGATGGTCCAGAACTGCCGCAGACAGCTGATTTCATCCCGGGTCGCATGAAGGTCGAGCGCGTGATTGTGGCATACGGCGACCTCCTGGCGTGGGAAGAGGAGATGCAGGACGCCGAGACGGGTACAGTCGTCTACCACCCTAACGGTTCTCTCGCGTCCCACTATGCCATTCATGCGGTACTCAACTGCGTACCGCTACTCATCAGCCGTGAACCGCAGGTGGGCGAATGGCTCGAGCCTAAAGGTGAAGCTCCCCGCGGTTCCGACATCGAGGCGCTTCGGGCAGGATTTCACTTGGCGCTTTCTCTCAAGGTGACCTATGAGGAAGCAGCGCATGTGATGCTCGCCGGCTGCCACCATCTCTCTGTCTGGACCGGAAAACACGACGATCTGCTCGGCCTCGCGCTGGGATTCGCCTACCGCCTCACCATTGCTGCGGCTCTGGGGGAGATGAGGCATGTTCCGGACAGCGGAAGGGATCGGGACGAGATCGAGTGTCGGGACGATGTCTACGATGCCTGCTGGAACGCTATGCGCGCTCCCGCCACGCGAAGTTCGTACGAGGCGGCCTTACGCGACTTTCACGGACTCATCTGGAAAAGGGGTTATGGAGGCGCGAAGTGGTTTTACTTCGCGCGATGGGCAGCGCTCCTGCACAACCACCTTGTGACGGGAGAGGCAGAGCTCGCCTTGCAGACGCTGAATCAATTGGTCCACTGCGCCCACAACAACGGATGGGCGTTCAACAAGTTTGTGCCCAACGAAATGCTGACACAGACGGCGCGGAATCCCATCTCGACGCTCATTCTGTGCGGCCCTCTCCTCTATCGTGTCCACCGCTTCGTCGATCAACGTCGGCTCAACCTTTCACAGCGCTTCCTTCACCATGCGGCTCCAATTCGCATACCGGTCGGAGAGCCCAACTTCGAAGTAATAGACGAGGAAGAACGCGAGGACGACTGGTCCGAGAGAAGGAGCTGCGATGTGCCGTTGGCAAGACGAAAGTCCAGATCTCTACGACGTGGAGTTCGAGTTCGAACAAGCGCTCTTCGAAGATTCTCGACTGCAGAAGACATCCCCTTCTAACCAAGTCAGTCACTACTCGTGGCTGGCGCCACTCTGCGCCCATCAGCCTCAGTGTGTCCTCAAGAGTACGGAGGGCGGGTGGAGCGTCTTCGCGGGGGCGGGTCCGGACTGCATCAGCAGCATGAACCGCTTTGATCTCCTGCTCAATCTCTCCGGCGACTCCCTCTTCAGGCGGCACATCATCCCTGTGCCGGCGCTCGCACAATGGGAGGGTGATGGCCCAATGTCACGCGAGATTGTGCTCGATTGGCCCGACATGGGGATCGTGGAGCTGCCTCGTGCCTTCTGGGTGAAGCTCGTCGAACAGCTCACCGTCACGAATGCGAGCATGCTCGTCTTCTGTGTTGGTGGTCACGGACGGACCGGCACTGCGATCGCTTCGTTGATGGTGGCGTGTGGCTGGACCAGCTCCGATGCGATCGGATGGGTTCGCGCCCACTACTGCGGCCGCGCCATCGAGACCGATGAACAGGAGCAGTACATCCGTTGGATCGCCGGCGAGGTGACTGAAGCTTCTCCCAAGAAGACCAGGAAAGAGCGTCGTCTGAAGCGGCTTCCTTTCTGAGCTTAGGTTCGCATCGCCACATCGCAACGAACGTAGAGCGCTCCACATGAACCTGAAATTCCTATCCAGGCCCGTATCGCGCGGGCCTTTCTCTTTCCGGAAGGGTGACCTATGTCCTACCCACCTTCAGAGCACCACAACAGTTGCCCCAGATGCCCGATCGTCGGAGAGAATCCGCAGGACAAACCCGAGTGGTATCAATTCCTCGCACTCCGATTCAACATCCGCATCGCCCAAGGGCTCACTCGTATCGAGATGCTGCACCGGGTTGACCCCCCGGCGCTGGCCACCTGGCTTGAGTCCACTCAAATTTGGGAAGCTCATCTCGATCATCTACCGCCCGATCTCGGGCCGGGCATCATGGTGACCCTGCCAAACAACTGTGGAAGGCTCTTGATCGACGGCAACCATCGCGCAGCCCAGTCGCTTCGGGAAGGGAGGGAATTCCTGGTTTATCTGTTACCAGAGAGGGCCACCTATAAGCTCCTGTGTAAGAGCATGTCCAAGCGCGAAGCGGAGTTCTACTGGAAACGACTGAAGGCGTCGTGACCAAAGTTGGTTAGTTTGGTTAGAAGTCAGGTAGGCATCACCATACTTACCCAAACCGTGATATCCTCAGAATGCGAATGAGAGGCGAAGACGATGGCGGTAAAGACCCAACGCACTTCGATGAAACGGGATGTGAGGATTGCGAGCTACGACGCCGTCCTCCCCAGAGTGATGGTAGGAACCGGCCGCGAGGTCAGCGCTGCTCTCAGCCAAAGTCCGGCGCGCCGCACCCTGGCCGTAACCTTTGACAGTGAGCAAGAACAAGAGGCAGCGGAAGAGGTTTATCGCCGTATCGGCGAATTTCTGCCCCAACTTATCCGGTCACGCCGGCAGGACAAACTCTCGAAGGTCGTCGAAGGCTTGCTTCCCGAGATGGCACCCTCCCGATCCGCCCTTGTGCAGGTCCGGATGCAGGCGGAGGCACGCTCGCAGATCCTCACTAGCGGAGACTACGTTCGTGCGGCCGATGTCGCGAAGCTCGCCGGTTACAGCGACAACAATCCGAGTGCCCAGCCGAGCAAGTGGAAGCGAGATGGGGCGATTTTCGTGGTCGAGCACAACGGTGCCGACTACTTTCCACTTTTCGGCCTGAACCCGGAGAAGAGCTACAAGCCGTATGCAGCGGTAGCCGAAGTGCTCAAGGTGTTCGGCGCGAAGCGGAGCGGATGGAGCATCGCGTTCTGGTTCGCTGCACTCAATAGCTTCCTCGACGATCGGCGTCCCCAGGACCTGTTGGCGGCCGAGCCTGATCTCATCGTTGCCGCGGCGAAGGATGAGGTGGAGGGGCAACAACATGGCTAAGCCCGCGGCTTCTTTGGAGCCGGGCCGGGCCCTGGACGCGACTCTGATTGAGTGGGGAAAAGACAAGACCTTCTACCGCGTGCATCACGAGCGCTTTCGCGGAGATGCTTTCAACCCAACTCGCCGCGGCAACGCAAGGTTCAGCCCGATCTACGACCCATCCGGAGCGGTCATCCCGACCCTCTACGCGGGGAGCACTCTCGACTGCGCTCTGATGGAGACCGTCTTTCATGATGTTCCCTATAAACCCGGATTCAAGCGCATCTCCCTCAGTGTTCTCGACGGACAGGTGCGCTCGGTCATCACATTCAAGCGCAACCTGCAGCTCATCGATCTGGGCACAATTGCGCTTCACAAGCTGGCGATCAAGCGCAACCAGTTGATCGATACGACGAAGGCCCATTATCCCCGCACCAGGAGGTGGGCTGAGGCGCTTTACAAGCAGGTCCCAAAGGCGCAAGGACTTCGATGGACGTCACGACAGGATGACCGTGGTCACGCCGTCCTGCTTTTCGGATCACGGATCAAGCCTACGGACCTCGATGCAGAGCCTGAAGCAGCATCCCTGATCGAAGAAGGTGAAGTCATACTGCCTGTGCTCGATCTCGCCCTCAGACTCGGTGTCGTTCTCGTCGATTGAGCGATACCCTCCGGCGTAAAAACTGTTACCCACCTAAAGTCTCCTCGGGCGCCTCGACGCCGCGACTCCCCTTGTCCGTAGAGTTACGGAACCTCTCATCCATCCATTCATCACCTGAGAGAGTGGGGAATTTTTGAATCGCAAACATTCCAACCGTTGTAAAGGAGAAGACCAGCGATGGCCACCACGACCACCACCAAACTCAAGACAACTGTGCTTTTACGCGAGTTTTACTACAACGGCGTTCGTATCCCCGATCCTGGGCCAGAGATGACGGTCGATCAGGTCCGCGACCTGCTCACCCCACGCTTTCCCGAGATCGCCACGGCCTCAGTAGAAGGTCCGGAGGATACAGGCAATGTGCTGCGCTACAAGTTCAGCCGCGCGATCGGGGAAAAGGGCTGACTTATGTCCTCGTCAGGGATGACAAACGATGAACTGCTCGCGCTGTTCGCCGCCAAAGCATCAGCGCCTCCGCCGGAGGCGACCCAGCTTCTCGTGAGGCACCTGAAATGCAAAGAATCGATCGCAGTCGCACGGATCGTATCCGACGCCATCCACCAGCACACCATGCACGGGAGCCAGAGGCTTGCACCGCCGTCAGAACTATTGCCACCTCTGGCGTAGCCACGCTGGCTCCATCCTTCGCGCAGGCATTGCCATCCCTGGCCGATGTGTCCACCGCCTATACCCATGAAGCACGCGCCGAGCTACTCTACGACCTGTGCGCGGCTCTCTCAAAGCAGGGTCTGGGAACGCCGGAGACGTGGGAGACCTGCAAAGAAAACTGTCTGGTCTTCGCCGAACATGCGATCATGCGTGGGATCGGAGAAGACCGCTGGAACGTTCTGAAGCGCAATGCTGAGTACCATCTTTCGGTCAGCGACGTTGCCGATCAAGACGGCTATGATGTCCCTCTCGGCAACGGCAAACTTGCCGTTACGATCGAGTGCAGCGGGTGCGGGTATCTCAAGATCGGACCTGCCATCGACGCGCTTGAAGAAGAAGCAGACGGTTTGGGAGCGGCCTTCTACTGGATCCTGACGTATGCGCTTTACCGCGTCATGCGGGTCTACAACCACTCCGACGCACTGGAGTATGAAGAGCGGCTAAGGGAATCGGCGGAGCATGAGGAAGACCGCGGAGATCAGTATGAGTTTCCCGAAGTCGAGAAGGCCATTCCCGAGTGCATCCGCAAGACGCTCGAGAGCGGCTATCGCGAAGCATACCGGAGCGCCAGGGGTATATTGCGGCATCACCGCAGCGAACGTTACAAGACATGGCTCGAAAGGCTCTATCGCATAGAACGATTGTCGAGACTCCGCTCCAAGCGGGAGTACCTCGATGGCGATTATTACGATGGTCCACCTCTGCCATCCCTCCTCATTGCCTTCAAAGAGCACGATGCTGTTACCGCGTGCTTCGATGAGGAAGGCCAATACATGCTCGAAGGCAGCGCC of Acidicapsa ligni contains these proteins:
- a CDS encoding tyrosine-type recombinase/integrase; protein product: MTSVERYIALRRKLGYGLLQTDRLLKAYAQFAKCQGDTYVKVSTAVAWATAASTPGTRYVRLNAVVLLARFLHAEDAGHEVPPSRLFPPPQGRLMPYIYSADELSRLVAAATKLPKTYALRRATYATLFGLIASTGLRISEALNLRLSDVQPGGVLLIRRGKGGKSRLIPLHSTVVAALNAYLESRSILPTADDHLFLSAGMRAISRSMANYTFRRLAFHAGITQTGTRPCRIHDLRHTFATRSLERCPTRREDVAAHFVALATYLGHVDITHTYWYLEATPELMTDIAASAEALVGKEVA
- a CDS encoding PRTRC system protein C; the encoded protein is MATTTTTKLKTTVLLREFYYNGVRIPDPGPEMTVDQVRDLLTPRFPEIATASVEGPEDTGNVLRYKFSRAIGEKG
- a CDS encoding protein-tyrosine phosphatase family protein, with protein sequence MNRFDLLLNLSGDSLFRRHIIPVPALAQWEGDGPMSREIVLDWPDMGIVELPRAFWVKLVEQLTVTNASMLVFCVGGHGRTGTAIASLMVACGWTSSDAIGWVRAHYCGRAIETDEQEQYIRWIAGEVTEASPKKTRKERRLKRLPF
- a CDS encoding tyrosine-type recombinase/integrase → MTPIAPLITAFLREHMPVERGYSPNTCETYAHAFRLLFEYASSRLRKRPSQLCIEHITADLVLDFLGHIEKARSNSSVTRNSRLAAIKAFMRYVELRAPSSLEQAHQIRAIPTKRHDQALVQHLTMKQMWAILDAPNLATRLGIRDRAMLHLCFACGLRVSELVELPLDGLSLRHPPSIRVCGKGRRERCLPLWKDTAKDLRAWLAVRGPVRTSELFVNAAGDPMTRAGFEYVLERHVKVAAEKLPDLKGRSVSPHQLRHSCAVIMLQATRDVRKVALWLGHSDMRTTEVYLRVDPSEKLEAMEAVLPPSLRRGRFKAPDALIASLLGSP
- a CDS encoding RES family NAD+ phosphorylase, translated to MAKPAASLEPGRALDATLIEWGKDKTFYRVHHERFRGDAFNPTRRGNARFSPIYDPSGAVIPTLYAGSTLDCALMETVFHDVPYKPGFKRISLSVLDGQVRSVITFKRNLQLIDLGTIALHKLAIKRNQLIDTTKAHYPRTRRWAEALYKQVPKAQGLRWTSRQDDRGHAVLLFGSRIKPTDLDAEPEAASLIEEGEVILPVLDLALRLGVVLVD
- a CDS encoding tyrosine-type recombinase/integrase, producing MLEHHVSAKITRKRLYAGPAANHVDDFSDWLHARGYKKRTVFRMLQSFAAWTDWLTKTGRTTGDFAEGLQECLKYLAEVPYTPYQRGPRLESLSVVRHFLRFLEERGLLPETTSRDSHVSSVPMLREFYSWMLEHRGVTRVTLDIYQRVLEEFVTTVGNNPSAYSPRTLREFVLTRGARHGSSYAKLGATAVRSYLRFLGVTGRCKVGLEYALPAHASRKLSSIPKFLVSEDVDRLVASCSTDKTGLRDKAVILLLSRLGLRGGDVVRLRLTDIDWENGKIKVCGKGRRHELLPLPQQVGKAILRYLQKSRPACRAKELFVTVPPPYRKLSYQAVGGIVRRAIDRAGVSSPACGAHVLRHSAATTMLRQGASLASIGSVLRHRSPQTTTRYAKVDIGMLSTVAQSWPGVVSC